CGCGGGGTGTCGGCGGGGGTCATGTCTCTCCTGGGAAAGTCGGCGCGGCTCAGGCCGCGCGCCGCGTCTGGCGGCGCACGGCAGACACGCGCTGACCGACGGTGACGAGGGAGGCCGCGGCGAGCAGCCCGAGGGTGGCGGCCAGGAAGGCAGGGGGCAGGCCGAGCCCGGTGAGGCCGGCGAGCACGAGCGCGGCCACGAGGCGTTCGGCGCGCTCGGCGATGCCCACGTTGGCCGTGAGGCCGAGGGCCTCGGCCTTGGCGCGCACGTAGGACACGAGCATGCCGAGGGCGAGGCAGACCGCCGCGAGCGTGCCCACCGCCGGCTCGCCGCCGACCCCGAAGCCCCACAGGCTCAGGCCGAGGAACACCGCGGCGTCCTGCACCCGGTCCAGGGTGGAGTCCAGGAACGCGCCCCAGCGGCCCGTGGTCCCGGCCTCGCGGGCCATGATCCCGTCCACCAGGTCCGAGAACACGAACGCCGTGATGAACAGGGTGCCCCAGAAGAGCTCGCCCAGGGGGAACAGGACGAGCGCGCCGAGGCTCACGCCGAGCGTGCCGACCACGGTGACGGCGTCCGGGCTCACCCCCGCGTGGAGGAGGGCGCGGGCCACCGGCGTGAAGACGCGGGTGGTGGCCCCGCGCGCGTGACGGTCCAGCATCAGGGGCGGTCCTCGTCCCCCCGGCCGGCGCGCTCGGCCGCGGCCCGCGCGTTCGCCTCCTGGCGCCGCGCGTGGTCCGCCGCCGCCTCGTCCCAGACCCCGGCGAGGATCTCGCGGGTCTCGCCGAGGGTCTGCGACATGTTCTTGGTCCGGGCGATGATCGGCAGGAAGTTGCCGTCGCCCGTCCACCGGGGCACGACGTGCTGGTGGAGGTGGGCGGCGATGCCCGCGCCGGCGACGGAGCCCTGGTTCATGCCCAGGTTGTAGCCGGCGGCCCGGGTGGCGTGCCCGAGGGCGAGCATGGCGGTCTGCGTCAGCTCCGCCATCTCGGCGGCCTCCTCCGCCGTGGTGTCCGTGTACAGGGGCACGTGGCGGTACGGGCAGACGAGCAGGTGGCCGGGGTTGTACGGGTACAGGTTCAGCACCACGTACGCCGTGCGCCCGCGGTGGACGATCAGGGACTCCCCGTCCGAGCGCTGCGGGGCGGCGCAGAACGGGCAGGTGTGCTCGTCCTTCACCTGGTCCGAGCCCTGGGTGACGTACGCCATCCGGTGGGCGTTCCAGAACCGCTCGAATGCGTCCGGGGCGCCGGGCAACGCGAACCCGTCCGTGGCGGACGCGTCCGCCGACGCGCGGGCGAGGTCGCGCGCGTCGGCGTCCGAGGCCTCGGGCCTGGTCACGGCGTCGCCTCACGCTCGCGCACGGCCCGCACGATGCGCTCGATCGCCTCGTCCACGGGCACGCCGTTGTCCTGCGAGCCGTCCCGGAAGCGGAAGGACACGGCGCCGGCCTCGGCGTCCTCGCCGCCGGCGATGAGCACGAACGGCACCTTCTCCTTGGAGGCCGTGCGGATCTTCTTGGGGAACCGGTCCGAGGAGTCGTCCAGGCGGGCCCGGATCCCCTCGGCGCGCAGGCGCTTCACGACGTCGCCTAGGTAGTCGGCGAACGCCTCGGCCACGGGGATCGCCACGACCTGCTCGGGGGCCAGCCAGGCCGGGAAGGCACCCGCGTAGTGCTCGGTGAGCACGCCAAGGAAGCGCTCGATGGACCCGAACAGGGCGCGGTGGATCATCACCGGGCGCTGGCGGGAGCCGTCCGGGGCCTGGTATTCGAGGTCGAAGCGCTCGGGCAGGTTGAAGTCGAGCTGGATGGTGGACATCTG
The sequence above is a segment of the Micrococcus endophyticus genome. Coding sequences within it:
- the pgsA gene encoding phosphatidylinositol phosphate synthase, which codes for MLDRHARGATTRVFTPVARALLHAGVSPDAVTVVGTLGVSLGALVLFPLGELFWGTLFITAFVFSDLVDGIMAREAGTTGRWGAFLDSTLDRVQDAAVFLGLSLWGFGVGGEPAVGTLAAVCLALGMLVSYVRAKAEALGLTANVGIAERAERLVAALVLAGLTGLGLPPAFLAATLGLLAAASLVTVGQRVSAVRRQTRRAA
- a CDS encoding HIT domain-containing protein encodes the protein MTRPEASDADARDLARASADASATDGFALPGAPDAFERFWNAHRMAYVTQGSDQVKDEHTCPFCAAPQRSDGESLIVHRGRTAYVVLNLYPYNPGHLLVCPYRHVPLYTDTTAEEAAEMAELTQTAMLALGHATRAAGYNLGMNQGSVAGAGIAAHLHQHVVPRWTGDGNFLPIIARTKNMSQTLGETREILAGVWDEAAADHARRQEANARAAAERAGRGDEDRP